The proteins below come from a single Pseudomonas chlororaphis genomic window:
- a CDS encoding diguanylate cyclase yields MPIPIIDPFHPPGGALKRLPLLKAAVIFIAAVCLCLCGLLYLQVEQSRRHDLETARIASANLTRAMAQQAQDTFLQADVVLDSLADWIQVDGFGPALQSRLQNNFARRVQSLEQLHGLFLFDKHGHWVVTSFDNLQRGAGVADREYFLFHQQNASLIAHIGPAIHSRQNGEWIIPISRRLNDANGDFQGVLMAGIKMSYFEKFFRSFSLDDKGEMALALSDGTLLARRPFDEARIGRPLSEENLFNHDLPGAMSGDSIIRSTVDGVVRLYGHDHLRSYPLVVTAAMSEDAILAGWHDRAFQSSLIVALVVVGICLFGWVFVRQVRNSERIEADLRKAQKTLEMIATHDSLTGLANRRLFERALDVEFGRGARQRSPLSLIMLDIDFFKRYNDTYGHVAGDHCLAEVAKVLKDCCHRKADLAVRYGGEEFGVLLPDTNLQGALALAEQIRCRVIDKHITHSGSPTGYLTVSLGCYAFVPSSLDSIEVFIQRADAALYQAKHNGRNRVAALSMEGGLDALERSDR; encoded by the coding sequence GTCCCGCCGTCACGACCTGGAGACGGCGCGGATCGCCTCGGCCAACCTGACCCGGGCCATGGCCCAACAGGCCCAGGACACGTTCCTGCAGGCCGATGTGGTCCTCGACAGCCTGGCGGACTGGATCCAGGTCGATGGGTTCGGCCCGGCCTTGCAGTCGCGCCTGCAAAACAACTTCGCACGCCGGGTGCAATCGCTCGAGCAGTTGCATGGTCTGTTTCTGTTCGACAAGCACGGCCACTGGGTCGTGACCTCCTTTGACAATCTGCAAAGGGGGGCAGGGGTGGCAGACCGGGAGTACTTCCTTTTCCACCAACAGAATGCGTCCCTGATCGCCCACATCGGGCCGGCGATTCACAGCCGCCAGAACGGTGAATGGATCATTCCGATCTCCCGGCGCCTGAACGATGCGAACGGTGACTTCCAGGGCGTCCTGATGGCCGGCATCAAGATGTCCTACTTCGAGAAGTTCTTCAGAAGCTTCAGCCTGGACGATAAAGGCGAGATGGCCCTGGCCTTGTCCGACGGGACGCTGTTGGCCCGTCGCCCCTTCGATGAGGCGCGGATCGGCCGGCCACTGTCCGAGGAGAACCTGTTCAATCACGACCTGCCGGGCGCGATGTCGGGCGACTCGATCATCCGTTCCACCGTCGATGGCGTGGTCAGGCTATACGGGCACGATCACTTGCGCAGCTACCCGCTGGTGGTCACCGCCGCAATGTCTGAAGACGCGATCCTGGCCGGCTGGCACGACAGGGCATTCCAGTCCAGCCTGATCGTGGCCCTGGTGGTCGTGGGGATCTGCCTGTTCGGCTGGGTCTTCGTGCGCCAGGTGCGCAACAGCGAGCGGATCGAGGCGGACTTGCGCAAGGCCCAGAAAACCCTGGAAATGATCGCCACCCACGACAGCCTGACCGGGCTGGCGAACCGTCGGCTGTTCGAGCGGGCGCTGGACGTCGAGTTCGGCCGCGGTGCCCGCCAGCGCAGCCCGCTGAGCCTGATCATGCTCGATATCGACTTCTTCAAGCGCTACAACGATACCTACGGGCACGTTGCCGGGGACCATTGCCTGGCGGAGGTGGCCAAGGTGCTCAAGGACTGCTGCCACCGCAAGGCCGACCTCGCGGTGCGCTATGGCGGCGAGGAGTTCGGAGTGCTGCTGCCCGACACCAACCTGCAGGGCGCCCTGGCGTTGGCCGAGCAGATCCGTTGCCGGGTGATCGACAAGCACATCACCCATTCCGGTTCCCCCACCGGCTACCTGACCGTGAGCCTGGGCTGCTACGCCTTCGTCCCCAGCAGCCTGGACAGCATCGAGGTGTTCATCCAGCGGGCCGATGCGGCGCTCTATCAAGCCAAGCACAATGGGCGCAATCGCGTGGCGGCCTTGTCCATGGAAGGCGGCCTCGACGCGCTGGAGCGCTCGGACCGCTGA